The sequence TGTGTCACTTGCATTCGCCTTGCGCGGCCAATAGCCGGGTGAGGAATGTCCCCATCACCAGCGATTTCGTTACTTGTATCTATAACAATGACTCTTCGCTGGAGATCATCAGCCATTACTCTTGCAATTTCTCTAAGAACAGTTGTTTTACCAACTCCAGGGCGGCCCATTAATAAGAGTGATTGGCCACTTTCAATAAGGTCTCTAACTATTGCCACTGTTCCAAATACAGCTCTACCTACTCGACAAGTAAGTCCTATGACATCATTTTTTCGATTTCGAATCGCACTTATTCGGTGAAGTGTCCTTTCAATTCCAGCACGGTTATCTGATCCGAATTTTCCTAGTTGATTTATAGTAGCTTGTAAATCATTGATAGATAAATATTTGTTTCCTAGAGTGATTGACTGACTTGGGTATCTGGCTTCAGGAAGTCGGCCAAGATCAAGTACAACCTCTATTAAGTCATCCTTACTGTTACTTTCAGCCAGTGCTTTTTGAACTATTGGAGGTAATACCTCCAATAGCTTATTTAAATCATCTGTTATTTGCTTGGCTTGCATTACTTCTATTTGCTTGAAAACTTTAAAAAGGATTCTGTTTAAAGACTTTTAGCAGGTGTGATGCCCAGAACTTCTTAATAACCAAGGATTTATCAGTTGTTTTGCTTCTTGAAGAGCTGCTTGCCATCCTTCTGGCCATTTTCTAAGAGGAATTTGATTGGCTTCTGCTTGTATTAGCCAGGGTTGGATCAATTTGCGTGCCATACCTCCAAAAGCTATTCCTGCTGGTCCATTTTTAGTAGGTAGATAATTGATGGTCTTTTCATTTGTTCCACCTGCTAGTTGGAGAGGCCCTGGTGGTGCTAAAGGATGAATTTTCTGCCATAACTTTGCAGCGACTTTGGCTGTACCTCCACCAAGATCTCCACTCATGCGGCGCCCATCAAGTTGCCATAATGGCTTTTGCTTATAGCGTCGTAGGTATGAATGACGCTCCCAAAGTTCTTGAGCCAATTCTTTAGCGGTAATCCCATACCCTTGGAGACCACAGCTGACAGCTACTCTTTGGAAGGGTACTTTTGCAGACATGATTTCACTGAAAGTAGCTTGGAATTCGTTCTTCCGTCCTGGAGCTGTATGAATTTCAATAGCGTCAGGACGTAACTCTGCTAATAGGGGGCCAACGTCTTTTAGTTTTAGGTGATGGTCCTGTTCCACAATGAGACCTAAGGGGCATCTGGGTATACAACGCCCACACCCGTAACAGCGTTTTGAATTTATTCCTTCTTGTTTTGTAATTGCTAGGGCGGGACATGTTTTTTGGCATGGTCTTGGACAATCCATAGGGCAAAGTTTTGGATTGAACCAGGCTTTCCGAAAATGTTCGTCTTGTCCGTCACTCACGCTGATCATTAACCAAGGACGGACACCTATAGATTTTTGAACCCAATCAAGTGCTTCTCGAGCTGTATGGACCACTGCAGCATCTGCCGCCACGTCAATGCAGTGAACACCTGCTGTGGCATAGAGAGCACAAAGGTCCCAAATAGAAGACAGGTCTTGATTGCTTGCACCACAGATCAACTTCACCCATGACCCTCTTCTGAGAGCCTCTTCGCCGGTTATAAAACCTTTGCTTCTCACAATCGATTTGGCAACATTTAGCTTTCTAATAGTGAATGCATTGGTTGCCATTTGAGGCTTCGTGCACCTCCCATTTCCACTACTATTTTTAATCTGGGCTCTCGTTTGCAGAGATCTAAAAGTGCTAGTAGTTCTGAACGAGATAAAACCTGTCCTTCAAGTAACCAGAGCACTACAGGTTCATCATGCATTAGTAATTCGCTTAATTTCGGAATTACTTGTTGCACTTCTCCTAGAGCACCATTGCGACCAACACTCTGGTGCCCAAGATGTGGAGGCCGAATTCCATGCAGCTGCATGAGA comes from Prochlorococcus sp. MIT 1307 and encodes:
- a CDS encoding LdpA C-terminal domain-containing domain, yielding MKLICGASNQDLSSIWDLCALYATAGVHCIDVAADAAVVHTAREALDWVQKSIGVRPWLMISVSDGQDEHFRKAWFNPKLCPMDCPRPCQKTCPALAITKQEGINSKRCYGCGRCIPRCPLGLIVEQDHHLKLKDVGPLLAELRPDAIEIHTAPGRKNEFQATFSEIMSAKVPFQRVAVSCGLQGYGITAKELAQELWERHSYLRRYKQKPLWQLDGRRMSGDLGGGTAKVAAKLWQKIHPLAPPGPLQLAGGTNEKTINYLPTKNGPAGIAFGGMARKLIQPWLIQAEANQIPLRKWPEGWQAALQEAKQLINPWLLRSSGHHTC
- a CDS encoding NAD(P)H-quinone oxidoreductase subunit N, yielding MPLLLSGKGFRRELEASGCMAINVPLEGGTETRLLRRLRAAGYRTQIASARGLGDPEVFLMQLHGIRPPHLGHQSVGRNGALGEVQQVIPKLSELLMHDEPVVLWLLEGQVLSRSELLALLDLCKREPRLKIVVEMGGARSLKWQPMHSLLES